A DNA window from Paenibacillus sp. HWE-109 contains the following coding sequences:
- a CDS encoding glycoside hydrolase family 88 protein, giving the protein MELNISNLWPQLQRKVDTMIEQIGSKSPHVEKEGVYDDARLDWWTSGFWPGLLWIMYDVSQEDKYRQQAWDWDAKIEACFLRENNFHHDVGFQFLPTAVAKYKMTGDQDGRRRGLHAANFLAGRFNQAGQFLRAWNQDKHGWAIIDSSLNLSLLLWAAEELGDPRLKQIAMAHADTVLEHFIRDDGSVCHIVSFDPDTGAFIEALGGQGFSPTSAWSRGQSWALHGLANVYRYTGESRYLAAAKRVAHYFMANTTVDPIPLWDFRTGDADLKLKDTSAAACAASGLLEIASLVPAEEADLYRNQAIRIMDALTQDYADLDGSRESILREGTGHKPAGQNVNVGLIYGDYYYIEAAAKLKNWTQRIF; this is encoded by the coding sequence ATGGAATTGAATATTTCGAATCTGTGGCCGCAATTGCAACGCAAAGTTGACACTATGATCGAGCAAATCGGAAGTAAATCTCCACACGTGGAGAAAGAGGGCGTGTACGATGATGCCCGTTTGGATTGGTGGACATCAGGCTTTTGGCCAGGGCTCTTATGGATTATGTATGACGTCTCCCAAGAAGACAAGTATCGTCAGCAAGCCTGGGATTGGGATGCCAAAATAGAAGCTTGCTTCCTGCGGGAGAACAATTTCCATCATGATGTTGGCTTTCAATTCCTGCCTACGGCAGTAGCCAAATACAAAATGACAGGGGATCAGGATGGGCGTAGACGAGGGCTGCACGCAGCGAATTTCCTTGCCGGACGCTTCAATCAAGCCGGACAGTTCCTGCGCGCTTGGAATCAGGACAAGCATGGCTGGGCGATTATAGATTCCAGCTTGAATCTATCCTTGCTCCTCTGGGCAGCCGAAGAGCTTGGCGATCCGCGGCTTAAACAAATTGCCATGGCGCATGCGGATACGGTCTTGGAGCATTTCATTCGGGATGACGGCTCCGTCTGTCATATCGTTAGCTTTGATCCGGACACGGGCGCATTCATCGAGGCGTTGGGCGGACAAGGGTTCTCCCCGACCTCCGCTTGGAGCCGGGGACAGTCATGGGCTTTGCACGGTTTAGCGAACGTGTACCGCTATACGGGGGAAAGCCGTTATTTGGCTGCTGCGAAGCGGGTCGCCCATTACTTCATGGCGAACACCACGGTGGATCCCATTCCGTTATGGGATTTCCGCACAGGTGATGCGGATTTGAAGTTGAAAGACACGTCCGCCGCCGCTTGCGCGGCTTCAGGACTGCTTGAAATCGCCTCGCTGGTACCCGCAGAGGAAGCGGATTTATACCGGAATCAGGCGATCCGGATCATGGATGCGCTGACGCAGGATTACGCGGATCTGGATGGATCGAGGGAGTCGATCCTCAGAGAAGGCACCGGGCATAAGCCGGCGGGACAAAACGTCAACGTAGGACTGATCTACGGGGATTATTATTATATAGAAGCCGCAGCCAAGCTGAAAAACTGGACGCAGCGAATCTTCTAA
- a CDS encoding glycoside hydrolase family 9 protein: MLPTIRSKKRARTLLALCLGFLLVFNALIALPGLSSAAVAPLPGPGNPINYDDFASGGIFKKNWMNWFNQAGGTGTFTKSTIDSRTVGVFAQTPATSSSWAKFQPENELINLSGYRYVNVTMKNPGYADARIRIVVNDGTASYNLTAGWVAVPTSWTTSQYDLATIAPNLKKATARFEIWLRQQSGTYGEILIDGITATTASTGTAPTLTSIGVTANSTGTYNQNTSFNFAATYSDVDNEAPFAMQLVIDDTAYDMKEVDSSDKTYSNGKNYAYPTKLPVGTHTYYFRTTDATSTEVATSAQSLLIVNSEQLIDVVVSQAGYSANDFKNAKVTSTTAVTDTTYQILNGTTVVASGTMQDEGVIWNQHVYSIDFTAITTTGNNYTVKTNGISSYPFAIQPNIWNNYKDEMTAFYRIMRASVATSDAYPADYSTVAPSAKVFHPAGHLDDAASADRTQHYDLTGGWYDAGDYGKYGGNQWVGAEIALAYVRYADAASVKFDNDSNGIPDLIDEAIFGSEYVIKFADQLGGAMYNLKNNASFVHPEKATDNVSGTADDRVLSDYGIGGSAKSAGTLAATARAIQIAIAKGDITPSKAAALTSFAAKCQTAAEVFYNYVLAHPNDPVGSYTTKGGIDNSMLLADVELYLLTNNISYKNAAIAKINVLTLDDLASTNYWDMRPMSLAEFYPVAGTATQPLIQNLLKKQVDYFISTSDDTPYSVFNQFKNFGVNEPHASYLGDTLRYYELFHDPAALRAVQKGLYWIFGENPWNISWVSGIGTDYVDFLHTRFDEESNTPTGTGVIIPGAMVSGPNMKDTKDMKSVSPWYKDRSLYSDDTNQWRYNEFSISIQAGLLYTIMGLSATTSTTSPAGTNPIPLPILSPVIGDYVRGNVTVFAGPANGLSAITYKSGSSYLPMSVSGAVYATTIDESLSSAYANKRVDVRGIDAAGNESYSSTHYTIAAPLPDPSTPLLYDDFNGKGLWGSIGGNGEWVNWYNQNGGTGTFSRTTVDSKQVGKFTQTPTAVASTAKFQPWHDAVDVSGYRYLNFAMKNPGYSDMRMKIELNDGTRTQNLTGGWAAVPASWTDLQIDLNGLAYPVNKKAVTLSIWLKQNTVTYGELLIDEIKASNTNSGTAPTLTSAGVNAASGDLNTNYTFNVTYTDADNQAPFVMELVLDGVVHAMAPVHAADTTYTDGKAYTYTTKLPLGIHSYYFHTTDTSTDAISTTVQTGPIVSQTLFSDDFNDGNANGWTSTSGTWSVVSNQYSGQANSAQSLSLAGNADWTNYTFEAKVNVTNNTNGNKDAGLVFRYTDDNNYYVLFLKNNDKTGRKMELLKVVNGVRTVLGFTNPSIAADTMYTYKIVVNGSSISIYKDGNLEISTTDSALASGKIGARVYANTKAIFDDISVTR; encoded by the coding sequence ATGTTGCCAACGATTCGCAGTAAGAAAAGAGCAAGAACGTTGCTAGCCCTTTGCTTAGGTTTCCTTTTAGTGTTCAACGCCCTTATCGCTCTTCCTGGTCTTTCTTCCGCTGCCGTAGCACCGCTTCCGGGACCTGGCAATCCCATTAATTATGACGATTTTGCCAGTGGAGGTATTTTCAAAAAAAACTGGATGAATTGGTTTAACCAAGCAGGCGGAACCGGTACTTTCACGAAGTCGACCATCGATTCCCGGACGGTTGGCGTGTTCGCACAAACCCCAGCGACAAGCTCATCTTGGGCCAAGTTCCAGCCTGAGAATGAACTTATCAATTTATCCGGTTATCGTTATGTGAATGTTACGATGAAAAATCCGGGATACGCGGACGCTCGCATTCGCATAGTTGTTAATGACGGGACGGCCAGCTATAACTTAACAGCAGGCTGGGTAGCTGTGCCGACTTCTTGGACGACTAGCCAGTATGATCTCGCAACGATAGCTCCCAACCTCAAAAAAGCTACAGCTAGATTCGAAATCTGGCTCAGACAGCAAAGCGGCACCTATGGCGAGATCCTGATCGATGGGATTACAGCGACTACCGCGTCCACGGGTACGGCGCCAACATTGACATCTATCGGTGTGACTGCCAATTCGACAGGCACCTACAATCAGAATACAAGCTTTAATTTCGCTGCAACTTACTCAGATGTTGACAATGAAGCGCCGTTTGCTATGCAGTTGGTGATCGATGACACAGCTTATGACATGAAAGAAGTCGACAGCAGCGATAAAACATACTCAAACGGTAAAAATTATGCATATCCTACGAAGCTGCCGGTAGGTACCCATACGTACTATTTCCGTACGACCGATGCTACCTCCACTGAAGTTGCAACCTCCGCCCAGTCTCTTCTTATCGTTAATTCCGAACAGCTCATTGATGTCGTTGTCAGTCAGGCAGGTTACAGCGCGAATGACTTCAAAAATGCCAAGGTGACGTCGACAACGGCGGTAACCGATACCACTTATCAAATTCTGAACGGGACTACGGTCGTGGCCTCGGGCACGATGCAAGACGAAGGAGTCATATGGAACCAGCATGTTTATTCCATTGATTTCACTGCGATTACAACGACGGGCAACAATTATACGGTCAAAACAAACGGCATCTCCTCCTATCCCTTCGCGATCCAACCGAATATCTGGAACAACTACAAGGATGAGATGACAGCTTTCTATCGCATTATGCGTGCCAGCGTAGCCACTTCCGACGCTTATCCCGCAGACTACAGCACAGTGGCGCCTTCGGCTAAGGTCTTCCACCCTGCCGGACATCTCGACGATGCCGCCTCTGCTGATCGTACGCAGCATTATGATTTGACAGGCGGTTGGTACGATGCAGGCGACTATGGCAAGTACGGCGGCAATCAATGGGTCGGCGCTGAAATTGCTCTAGCCTACGTCCGCTATGCCGATGCGGCAAGTGTGAAATTCGATAATGACAGCAATGGCATTCCCGACCTGATTGATGAAGCCATCTTTGGCAGTGAATATGTCATCAAATTCGCTGACCAGCTTGGCGGGGCTATGTACAATCTGAAGAACAACGCGAGCTTCGTGCATCCGGAGAAAGCAACGGATAATGTATCCGGCACAGCCGATGATCGCGTACTCAGCGATTATGGGATTGGCGGTTCTGCCAAGTCTGCAGGAACGCTAGCGGCAACTGCACGTGCAATTCAAATCGCTATCGCTAAGGGAGATATTACTCCTTCCAAAGCAGCGGCACTCACATCCTTTGCAGCCAAATGCCAAACAGCCGCAGAGGTCTTCTACAACTACGTGCTTGCCCATCCGAATGATCCAGTAGGCTCTTATACGACCAAAGGCGGCATTGACAATTCCATGCTGCTCGCTGATGTGGAGCTTTATTTGCTCACCAATAACATCAGCTATAAGAATGCGGCAATTGCCAAAATTAACGTACTCACTCTTGACGATCTTGCTTCAACGAACTATTGGGATATGCGTCCTATGTCTTTGGCGGAATTCTATCCTGTTGCTGGCACTGCAACCCAACCTCTTATTCAAAATTTATTGAAAAAACAGGTCGATTATTTTATATCAACTTCCGATGATACGCCATACAGTGTGTTTAATCAGTTCAAAAACTTTGGCGTCAATGAACCTCATGCCTCTTACTTGGGCGATACATTAAGATACTATGAGCTTTTCCATGATCCCGCAGCGCTGCGTGCCGTGCAGAAAGGACTGTACTGGATATTCGGTGAAAATCCTTGGAATATCAGTTGGGTTTCCGGCATTGGCACCGACTATGTCGATTTCTTGCATACCCGTTTCGATGAAGAGTCGAATACCCCTACGGGTACAGGCGTCATCATCCCTGGGGCTATGGTCAGCGGACCCAATATGAAGGATACGAAGGATATGAAAAGTGTAAGCCCTTGGTACAAAGATCGCTCCCTGTACTCGGACGACACCAACCAATGGCGGTATAACGAATTCAGCATCAGTATTCAAGCAGGACTGTTGTATACGATCATGGGGCTCAGCGCAACGACTAGCACGACTTCCCCAGCCGGAACGAACCCGATCCCGCTGCCGATTCTATCACCCGTTATCGGTGACTATGTTCGTGGAAATGTAACCGTATTTGCCGGACCAGCAAACGGTTTGTCTGCAATCACTTATAAATCTGGAAGCTCCTATCTTCCGATGTCCGTTTCCGGCGCCGTCTACGCAACCACGATTGACGAAAGCTTGTCGAGCGCATATGCCAATAAGCGAGTTGACGTCAGAGGCATCGATGCGGCAGGCAATGAAAGCTACAGTTCAACGCATTACACGATTGCAGCACCATTGCCTGACCCTTCGACCCCTCTGCTGTATGATGATTTTAACGGCAAAGGACTCTGGGGCTCCATCGGTGGTAATGGCGAGTGGGTAAACTGGTATAATCAGAATGGTGGAACAGGTACCTTCAGCAGAACAACCGTAGACAGCAAGCAAGTCGGTAAATTCACCCAAACTCCGACCGCTGTCGCTTCAACCGCCAAGTTCCAGCCGTGGCATGATGCTGTTGACGTCTCAGGCTATCGCTATTTGAACTTCGCAATGAAGAATCCGGGTTACTCGGATATGCGAATGAAAATTGAACTGAATGACGGTACTAGAACACAAAATCTGACCGGCGGCTGGGCAGCAGTACCTGCTTCGTGGACAGATCTCCAAATTGATTTGAACGGATTAGCATACCCTGTCAATAAAAAGGCTGTCACGTTGTCCATATGGCTCAAACAAAATACAGTCACTTATGGCGAGCTGCTGATCGATGAAATTAAAGCATCGAATACGAACAGCGGAACCGCACCAACTTTGACTTCGGCAGGCGTAAATGCAGCATCTGGAGATCTTAACACCAATTATACCTTTAACGTCACCTATACGGATGCCGATAACCAAGCGCCTTTCGTCATGGAGCTAGTCCTCGATGGGGTTGTCCATGCCATGGCTCCGGTCCATGCAGCCGACACCACCTACACGGATGGCAAAGCCTATACGTATACAACCAAGCTTCCGCTCGGCATTCACTCCTACTACTTCCATACGACGGACACGTCCACGGATGCCATTAGTACGACCGTTCAAACAGGCCCGATCGTCAGTCAAACGCTATTCTCCGATGATTTCAACGACGGCAACGCCAATGGATGGACCTCGACCAGCGGAACTTGGAGTGTAGTAAGCAACCAATACAGCGGTCAAGCCAATTCCGCGCAAAGCCTATCTCTCGCCGGGAATGCTGATTGGACCAATTATACTTTCGAAGCGAAAGTTAACGTCACCAACAATACAAATGGAAATAAGGATGCCGGATTGGTCTTCCGCTACACGGACGACAATAATTACTATGTGCTGTTTCTGAAAAATAACGATAAAACCGGCCGCAAGATGGAACTCCTCAAAGTAGTGAACGGCGTACGAACAGTTCTGGGTTTCACTAACCCCAGTATTGCAGCAGACACTATGTATACTTACAAAATTGTCGTCAATGGCAGTTCCATTTCAATTTACAAAGACGGTAATTTGGAAATCAGCACCACGGACAGCGCGCTTGCGAGCGGCAAAATTGGAGCTCGTGTCTATGCGAATACCAAAGCGATCTTTGATGACATCAGCGTAACCCGCTGA
- a CDS encoding sugar phosphate isomerase/epimerase family protein, producing the protein MNQIGWCAGIEQAELLAAHGLDYVECALSSLQVEDERALAERIPLYVNSPLPVRALNIFAPDGMKLVGPQVDRERIRRYVNKAGEAASRIGVEVVVLGSGKARMIPENWEPQQAEAQMLELLNWIAEEWQGNGITLTLEPLNRKESNLMNNIAEAVHLAKQINSPTIRVLADFYHMDEEKEPLDTILTHKDWIAHIHLADTGRHAPGTGVYPYQRLCEVLQAINYTGKLSAECHWPTLDGGLSDSISYMKEVISRIHKGA; encoded by the coding sequence ATGAATCAAATCGGTTGGTGTGCAGGAATTGAACAAGCGGAGCTGCTTGCGGCTCATGGATTGGATTATGTGGAATGTGCTCTCTCATCCCTGCAAGTTGAGGATGAACGAGCATTAGCGGAGAGAATTCCCCTGTATGTCAATTCCCCGCTTCCCGTGCGTGCCTTGAATATTTTCGCGCCAGACGGCATGAAGTTGGTAGGTCCGCAAGTGGATCGTGAGAGAATCCGGCGCTACGTCAACAAGGCTGGAGAAGCGGCAAGCCGCATCGGTGTGGAGGTTGTTGTGCTTGGCAGCGGCAAAGCCCGCATGATCCCTGAGAATTGGGAGCCTCAGCAAGCTGAAGCTCAGATGTTGGAGCTGCTGAACTGGATCGCAGAAGAATGGCAAGGAAATGGCATTACATTGACGCTGGAACCGCTGAACCGCAAGGAATCCAATTTGATGAACAACATAGCCGAGGCCGTTCATTTGGCGAAGCAAATCAATAGCCCAACGATAAGGGTGCTTGCCGACTTTTATCATATGGATGAAGAGAAAGAACCTCTGGATACGATCCTCACACACAAGGATTGGATCGCTCATATCCATCTTGCAGATACGGGAAGACATGCCCCTGGAACAGGCGTTTATCCTTATCAAAGGTTATGTGAGGTATTACAAGCCATCAACTACACAGGCAAGCTTTCTGCTGAATGCCACTGGCCTACATTAGATGGCGGACTTAGCGATAGCATCTCCTATATGAAAGAGGTGATTAGCCGCATCCATAAGGGTGCTTAA
- a CDS encoding AraC family transcriptional regulator: MNRNIIDELSEYVELRLGSIGTASHDKGWTEAKQHPDYDIWLVTNGEVEVDVQGVMSVAKEGDIVFFNPGVAYTASCSQNSCSHIFVHFDFSLGERFNFLNEFDLMGVISGACLTKERELFREAFNAYQNRETMASLMLKGFFLALLARLLSIPKHPPIGLQGAELHSKHFTKLVPVLAYIEAHIGERIAVEQLAEMSGMSPKYFYAFFKAQMGVTPQNYMTRLKLNRAREYLYEGKLTVKQIAYQLGFADPYTFSKIFKRFHKIAPSKYYGHT, translated from the coding sequence GTGAATCGGAATATCATAGACGAATTGAGCGAATATGTAGAGCTGCGTTTAGGCAGCATCGGCACGGCTAGTCATGATAAAGGCTGGACGGAGGCAAAACAGCATCCTGACTACGATATTTGGCTGGTGACTAACGGTGAAGTTGAGGTTGATGTTCAAGGCGTCATGTCTGTGGCAAAAGAGGGGGACATCGTTTTTTTTAATCCTGGGGTGGCCTATACGGCATCTTGTTCCCAGAATTCCTGCAGTCACATATTTGTCCACTTTGATTTCTCGTTGGGTGAACGCTTTAACTTCCTGAATGAGTTTGATCTCATGGGTGTTATTAGCGGGGCCTGTCTGACTAAGGAGAGGGAGTTATTCAGAGAGGCCTTCAATGCTTACCAGAACAGAGAGACGATGGCGTCATTAATGCTCAAAGGCTTCTTCCTCGCATTGTTAGCCCGTCTTTTATCGATTCCGAAACACCCTCCGATAGGGCTGCAGGGAGCGGAACTACACTCGAAGCATTTTACCAAGCTGGTTCCTGTGCTGGCGTATATTGAGGCGCACATCGGAGAGCGCATAGCGGTGGAGCAATTGGCTGAGATGAGCGGCATGTCGCCCAAATATTTCTATGCTTTTTTCAAAGCCCAAATGGGCGTGACCCCTCAAAATTATATGACGCGTCTCAAGCTGAATCGAGCCAGGGAATATTTGTACGAGGGGAAACTGACCGTGAAGCAGATTGCCTATCAGCTTGGCTTTGCTGATCCGTATACATTTTCTAAGATATTTAAACGTTTCCATAAAATTGCGCCGTCCAAGTACTATGGGCATACGTAG
- a CDS encoding FlxA-like family protein codes for MNINVNSNNSVQAYRPSAPKTDALDTQIKDLMQQTDKLQEQIQNVQANKELNDKQRMVRISEIQEQIQQVEARISQLRLEKLNKQQNEAKEADKNIVSKDDTKMDVILKIGVNFDSIKASNKMNGQLERESKDNLNNVKSDRLYLKLAPAVTDRLNYDIDRVVMTEHAEATTIKSKLEIVKENEAKQAVINNSISKTYAKIKDTIEQIQTEDKKDIGEEDTDKKNEDEVKQVVIKKIEVKQIDIRI; via the coding sequence ATGAATATTAATGTAAATTCCAATAATTCTGTTCAAGCGTATCGGCCGAGTGCTCCCAAAACGGATGCATTGGATACACAAATCAAAGATTTAATGCAGCAAACAGATAAGTTGCAGGAGCAAATTCAAAATGTTCAGGCTAATAAAGAACTTAACGATAAGCAACGCATGGTAAGGATTAGTGAGATACAAGAACAAATCCAGCAAGTAGAAGCGCGAATTAGTCAATTAAGATTAGAGAAGTTAAATAAGCAGCAAAATGAAGCGAAAGAAGCAGATAAAAATATAGTTTCAAAAGATGATACGAAAATGGATGTTATTTTAAAAATCGGTGTTAACTTTGACAGTATTAAGGCAAGCAACAAAATGAATGGGCAGCTTGAGCGTGAATCCAAAGATAACTTAAATAATGTAAAATCAGATCGTTTGTATCTTAAACTCGCTCCTGCAGTAACGGATAGACTTAATTATGATATTGATCGAGTAGTGATGACTGAACATGCGGAAGCAACGACTATAAAGAGTAAATTAGAAATCGTTAAAGAAAATGAAGCAAAACAAGCTGTGATAAATAACAGTATCAGTAAAACATATGCTAAAATCAAGGATACCATCGAGCAAATTCAAACTGAGGATAAGAAAGACATCGGGGAAGAGGACACAGATAAAAAAAATGAAGATGAGGTTAAACAGGTTGTTATTAAGAAAATAGAGGTTAAACAGATTGACATCAGAATTTAA
- a CDS encoding glycoside hydrolase family 2 protein, which produces MIRTFHQHHLRHTRLLDGLWDFVTDPGQIGLTEQWYTQFPAQSQKLVVPSCWNNELGLYEYIGAAWYRTYFDTTQEANLRFIFEGILHHADVYVDGQHLGYHFGGYTQFALVLPHLAQGKHELIIRVDSTLDWQTLPTDVADWYSYGGIIRSVELQELPDVYIDSLKIDYTLSGHTADVELHVQLNSLSCADQEIEIDVSTEAAIFSTATVQIRAGQSSKLTLRGSLANVRIWDVGQPELYTFAIRAGEDDLIDRTGFRTLEVSNGQILLNGKTLYLQGVNRHEEHPEWGFAFPPKLMLKDLAILQDMGCNIVRGSHYPQSQFWIDLLDEHGMLLWSEIPMWGCFMSTETLASPIFTDRGVHMLGEMISRDYHHPSIIFWGAHNEIDTRTNEALELTKKFVSQIRSMDDSRLVTYATMHPVEDIVLSYFDVIGINKYYGWYEGSVDGFRDMLQAYYRNAESQGAGDKPVIMSEFGAAGIFGDAGWEPRLFSEDYQADVVQQALKIFRADPRIVGTLIWHFADIRVDVRSDRPYFRDRARSFNNKGLLNEYRKPKLAYRLVKEIYRSER; this is translated from the coding sequence GTGATACGTACTTTTCACCAGCATCACCTTCGCCATACCCGACTTTTGGATGGATTATGGGATTTCGTCACGGATCCTGGTCAAATCGGATTGACCGAACAGTGGTACACGCAATTCCCCGCACAGTCGCAAAAGCTTGTCGTACCCTCATGTTGGAATAATGAACTTGGCCTCTATGAATATATCGGTGCCGCTTGGTACCGTACTTACTTCGACACCACACAAGAAGCTAATCTTCGCTTCATTTTTGAAGGGATACTTCATCATGCGGATGTCTATGTAGACGGTCAGCATCTAGGTTATCATTTCGGTGGATACACCCAGTTTGCGCTTGTACTTCCTCATCTTGCGCAGGGTAAGCATGAATTAATTATTCGTGTCGACAGCACTTTGGATTGGCAGACACTGCCTACAGATGTGGCAGACTGGTACTCTTATGGAGGTATTATCAGGTCGGTCGAACTGCAGGAATTGCCTGATGTCTATATTGATTCTTTGAAAATCGATTATACATTAAGCGGCCATACAGCCGATGTTGAGCTGCACGTCCAATTAAACTCACTTAGCTGTGCAGATCAAGAAATTGAAATCGACGTCTCCACAGAGGCGGCTATTTTCTCAACAGCAACTGTCCAGATTAGAGCAGGCCAATCCTCCAAACTTACACTGCGCGGAAGCCTGGCGAACGTTCGCATATGGGACGTAGGACAACCTGAATTGTATACATTTGCGATTCGCGCAGGTGAAGACGATCTCATCGACCGCACCGGGTTCCGCACGTTGGAAGTGTCGAATGGGCAAATTCTGCTCAATGGCAAAACGCTCTATTTGCAAGGCGTGAATCGGCACGAGGAACATCCGGAGTGGGGATTCGCTTTCCCGCCTAAACTCATGCTGAAGGACCTGGCTATTCTCCAGGATATGGGCTGCAACATCGTTCGGGGGTCCCACTATCCGCAAAGTCAGTTCTGGATCGATCTGCTCGACGAGCATGGCATGCTGCTCTGGAGTGAGATTCCGATGTGGGGATGTTTCATGAGCACCGAAACACTGGCTAGCCCGATCTTCACGGATCGCGGCGTCCATATGCTCGGCGAGATGATCAGCCGCGACTATCACCATCCGTCCATTATTTTCTGGGGGGCACATAACGAGATCGATACACGTACGAATGAAGCCCTGGAGCTTACGAAGAAATTCGTCAGCCAAATACGCAGCATGGATGACAGCCGTCTGGTTACTTACGCGACCATGCATCCCGTTGAAGACATCGTGCTGTCCTATTTCGACGTCATTGGCATCAACAAATATTACGGCTGGTACGAAGGCAGCGTCGACGGATTCCGCGACATGCTTCAGGCCTATTATCGGAATGCCGAATCGCAAGGTGCCGGCGACAAGCCGGTCATCATGAGCGAATTCGGCGCCGCGGGCATCTTTGGCGACGCTGGCTGGGAACCGCGCTTATTCAGCGAGGATTATCAAGCTGATGTCGTGCAACAGGCACTGAAGATCTTCCGTGCCGATCCGCGCATCGTCGGCACCTTGATCTGGCACTTCGCCGACATTCGCGTCGACGTGCGCAGTGATCGCCCGTACTTCCGCGATCGGGCGCGGAGCTTTAACAATAAAGGCTTGCTCAACGAGTATCGCAAGCCTAAGCTCGCTTATCGCTTGGTAAAGGAGATCTATCGATCGGAGCGGTAG